The Opitutales bacterium ASA1 genome window below encodes:
- the pssA gene encoding CDP-diacylglycerol--serine O-phosphatidyltransferase produces MPDSSGPERESHPLDSAQASRIYLLPNLMTAGNLLCGFLAILRCIQARFASMSPGDGSPQQLYNEAVWFIIGAVVFDSLDGRLARLGGRESLFGKEFDSIADIVSFGVAPALLLVFLILSPELNENFRLGGFFIGFVYLLCAGVRLARFNVITHPLVYTNQAAYDTKDFVGLPVPAAAGMIGSLVLAINSIDDIKSWVYALPPLMLLVSFLMVSTIRYPSFKQVDWHTRARFGTFLGVLLIATFIFFFRQYALVLLFLGYLGYGIGRHILVIQRRNKRRAAAEAERREGDVNKS; encoded by the coding sequence ATGCCCGACAGCTCAGGCCCCGAACGCGAGTCGCACCCTCTCGACAGCGCGCAAGCCAGCCGCATCTACCTTCTGCCCAACCTCATGACCGCAGGCAACCTGCTCTGCGGTTTCCTCGCCATCCTGCGCTGCATCCAAGCGCGGTTCGCGAGCATGAGTCCGGGCGACGGTTCGCCGCAACAACTCTACAACGAAGCGGTGTGGTTCATCATCGGCGCCGTCGTCTTCGACTCGCTCGACGGCCGCCTGGCGCGCCTCGGCGGGCGAGAGTCGCTCTTCGGCAAGGAGTTCGACTCGATCGCCGACATCGTCTCCTTCGGCGTGGCTCCCGCGCTCCTGCTCGTCTTCCTGATCCTTTCGCCCGAACTCAACGAGAACTTCCGCCTCGGCGGCTTCTTCATTGGTTTCGTCTACTTGCTTTGCGCCGGTGTGCGTCTCGCGCGCTTCAACGTCATCACCCATCCGCTGGTCTACACCAACCAAGCAGCCTACGATACGAAGGACTTCGTCGGGCTGCCCGTCCCCGCCGCGGCCGGCATGATCGGTTCGCTCGTCCTCGCGATCAACTCGATCGACGACATCAAGAGCTGGGTCTACGCGCTGCCGCCGTTGATGCTCTTGGTCTCGTTCCTGATGGTGAGCACGATCCGCTACCCGAGCTTCAAGCAGGTCGATTGGCACACGCGGGCGCGTTTCGGGACGTTCCTCGGCGTTCTCCTGATCGCGACCTTCATCTTCTTCTTCCGCCAATACGCACTCGTCCTGCTCTTTCTCGGCTACCTCGGGTACGGCATCGGACGCCACATCCTCGTGATCCAACGGCGAAACAAGCGCCGAGCCGCGGCCGAAGCCGAGCGCCGCGAAGGCGATGTCAACAAGTCGTAA
- a CDS encoding SDR family oxidoreductase, with protein sequence MSKHVLVVGGRTGIGSATTLRLRADGVRVTATTRRPESDAFVAFDARETDAPAWTLPEVLDGLVYCPGTIRLKPFHRIAPAEFMEDFEINCLGAVRAVQYALPALKKSESASVVLFSTVAVAQGMPFHASIAAAKGAVEGLARSLAAELAPRIRVNVVAPSLTDTPLAGALLADEKRREAAAGRHPLKRVGDPTEFAELVAFLLSDAARFVTGQVLHVDGGLSSVRIVS encoded by the coding sequence ATGTCGAAACACGTCCTCGTCGTCGGTGGTCGCACCGGTATCGGCTCCGCCACTACACTACGCCTGCGCGCGGACGGCGTGCGCGTGACTGCCACCACGCGCCGCCCGGAAAGCGACGCATTCGTGGCGTTCGACGCACGCGAGACGGACGCGCCCGCGTGGACTCTCCCCGAAGTGCTCGACGGACTCGTCTACTGCCCGGGCACGATTCGCTTGAAACCGTTTCACCGCATCGCTCCGGCTGAGTTCATGGAGGACTTCGAGATCAACTGCCTCGGGGCGGTGCGCGCCGTCCAGTATGCGCTACCCGCGCTGAAGAAGTCCGAGAGCGCATCGGTCGTGCTCTTCTCCACCGTCGCGGTCGCGCAGGGCATGCCGTTTCACGCCTCCATCGCCGCCGCCAAGGGCGCAGTCGAAGGCCTCGCCCGCAGCCTCGCCGCGGAGCTCGCGCCGCGGATACGCGTCAACGTCGTCGCGCCTTCGCTCACCGACACGCCGCTCGCGGGCGCGCTCCTCGCCGACGAAAAGCGTCGTGAAGCCGCGGCCGGCCGGCATCCGCTCAAGCGCGTGGGCGACCCGACCGAGTTCGCGGAACTCGTGGCGTTTCTGCTCTCCGACGCCGCACGCTTCGTCACCGGACAAGTCCTGCACGTCGACGGTGGTCTCTCGTCCGTGCGCATCGTGAGTTGA
- a CDS encoding cryptochrome/photolyase family protein, whose translation MELALVYPHQLFERHPALARGRGVLLLEDPLFFGTDRRWPLRVHKSRLVLHRASMRAWLFARLAEGVDVKLVDLPRAEAVDSTSLLESVVEKRIRVLHVADPVDDVLGRRLRRFAEARGIRLEVHPTPNFLSPPDFLEREIGRKKRPFMAAFYQAQRTRMRLLLEPDGTPTGGRWSFDSDNRKRFPAGHLAPSAPRTPHDADTIDAIRWVEARFPDNPGDAATFAYPVSHDAAEAWLEQFLEERFADFGAYEDAISREHRVLFHGVLTPMLNVGLLDPSHVVARAVEHARAHRVPLNSLEGFVRQIVGWREFVRGVYVHRGVEMRRGNFWGFERRMPRSFYEAHTGIPPVDEAIRRVLDHGWCHHIERLMVLGAFMLLCRIRPDDVYTWFMELFVDAYDWVMVPNVYGMSQFADGGIFATKPYLCGSNYILKMSDHAKGPWCEVWDALFWSFIGDHLGYFSGNHRLSMMAATWRKMPAAKQVAHRRRATEFLARLDAGNAT comes from the coding sequence GTGGAACTCGCGCTCGTCTACCCGCACCAGCTCTTCGAGCGGCACCCCGCCCTCGCACGCGGGCGCGGTGTGCTCTTGCTGGAGGACCCGCTCTTCTTCGGCACCGACCGACGCTGGCCGCTTCGCGTGCACAAGAGCCGGCTCGTCCTCCATCGCGCCTCGATGCGAGCTTGGCTCTTCGCGCGCCTCGCGGAAGGAGTCGACGTGAAACTCGTTGACCTCCCACGCGCCGAAGCCGTCGATTCCACGAGCTTGCTCGAGAGTGTCGTGGAAAAACGAATACGCGTGCTTCACGTCGCCGATCCGGTCGACGACGTGCTCGGGCGTCGTCTGCGTCGCTTCGCCGAGGCGCGCGGGATCCGGCTGGAGGTCCACCCGACGCCCAACTTCCTCTCGCCGCCCGACTTCTTGGAGCGGGAAATCGGCCGCAAGAAGCGGCCGTTCATGGCCGCCTTCTACCAAGCGCAACGCACCCGCATGCGTCTTCTGCTCGAGCCCGACGGCACCCCGACGGGAGGCCGTTGGTCGTTCGACTCCGACAACCGCAAGCGCTTCCCCGCAGGCCACCTCGCACCGTCCGCCCCGCGCACCCCGCACGACGCCGACACGATCGACGCGATTCGCTGGGTCGAAGCACGTTTTCCCGACAACCCCGGAGACGCCGCGACCTTCGCGTATCCAGTTTCACACGACGCAGCCGAGGCGTGGCTCGAGCAGTTTCTCGAGGAGCGCTTCGCCGACTTCGGAGCATACGAAGACGCCATCTCGCGCGAGCACCGGGTGCTCTTCCACGGCGTCCTCACGCCGATGCTCAACGTCGGCCTGCTCGATCCGTCGCACGTCGTCGCACGTGCGGTGGAGCACGCCCGCGCGCATCGCGTGCCGCTCAACTCGTTGGAGGGTTTCGTCCGACAGATCGTGGGCTGGCGGGAATTCGTGCGCGGTGTCTACGTGCACCGCGGTGTCGAGATGCGGCGTGGGAACTTCTGGGGCTTCGAGCGACGCATGCCCCGTTCGTTCTACGAAGCCCACACGGGGATTCCGCCGGTCGACGAAGCGATCCGCCGCGTGCTCGACCATGGTTGGTGTCACCACATCGAGCGGCTGATGGTCCTCGGTGCCTTCATGCTCTTGTGCCGCATCCGGCCCGACGACGTCTACACGTGGTTCATGGAACTCTTCGTGGACGCCTACGACTGGGTGATGGTGCCGAACGTCTACGGCATGTCGCAGTTCGCCGACGGCGGCATCTTCGCGACCAAGCCGTACCTGTGTGGTTCCAACTACATCCTGAAGATGTCCGACCACGCGAAGGGTCCGTGGTGCGAGGTGTGGGATGCGCTCTTCTGGAGTTTCATCGGCGATCACCTCGGCTACTTCTCGGGCAACCACCGACTCTCCATGATGGCCGCGACCTGGCGCAAGATGCCCGCCGCGAAACAGGTGGCGCATCGGCGACGCGCGACGGAGTTTCTCGCCCGCCTCGACGCAGGCAATGCGACGTGA
- the dnaN gene encoding DNA polymerase III subunit beta — MKFKVNRDHFSNGLAQVLNVVGTRPTMPVLSNVLIEADGDHLDLTTTNLDLGIRCRIKATVQQAGSITLPVRRLASIVRELPSHDVSVEAASNNQVKIASGGSNFRIMGIPRDDFPPLPEFADEHTFTLEQSVLGQMLASVSYAQSADESRYFLNGVYFHFHDGKLTLVATDGRRLALTHRELDFGGSTGGSLILPAKTVSELTRLLSKEEKLTVSLAFNDRRVAFRTEVGDDSSGLIDQVQLISKVVEGNYPNYQQVIPKEVHQRVKIERELFLQCVHRAALVTSDKSNSVKIKLSNNLLEITAASPDFGEAHESLAVDYSGPDIQVAFNPGFLMDPLRAQTKDQLSFELKDEVSPGVFKTDGSFLCVIMPVRL, encoded by the coding sequence ATGAAGTTCAAAGTCAACCGGGACCATTTCAGCAACGGCCTCGCGCAGGTGCTCAACGTCGTCGGCACCCGTCCCACGATGCCCGTGCTGAGCAACGTGCTGATCGAGGCCGACGGTGATCATCTCGACCTCACGACCACGAACCTCGATCTAGGCATCCGCTGTCGCATCAAGGCCACGGTGCAGCAGGCCGGCTCGATCACGCTTCCGGTGCGCCGTCTCGCCAGCATCGTGCGCGAACTTCCCAGCCACGACGTCTCGGTAGAAGCCGCTTCGAACAACCAGGTGAAGATCGCTTCAGGCGGCTCCAACTTCCGCATCATGGGCATCCCGCGCGACGACTTCCCACCCCTGCCCGAGTTCGCGGACGAGCACACGTTCACCCTCGAGCAGAGCGTGCTCGGACAGATGCTCGCGAGTGTGTCCTACGCGCAGTCGGCCGACGAGAGCCGCTACTTCCTCAACGGCGTCTACTTCCACTTCCACGACGGCAAGCTCACGCTCGTCGCGACCGACGGTCGACGTCTCGCCCTCACCCACCGCGAGTTGGACTTCGGCGGCAGCACCGGCGGCAGCCTCATCCTCCCGGCCAAGACGGTATCCGAACTCACGCGTCTGCTCTCCAAGGAGGAAAAACTCACCGTCTCGCTCGCCTTCAACGATCGTCGCGTCGCCTTCCGCACCGAAGTCGGCGACGACTCCAGCGGCCTGATCGATCAGGTGCAGCTCATCTCCAAGGTGGTCGAGGGCAACTACCCGAACTACCAGCAGGTCATCCCCAAGGAGGTGCACCAGCGCGTGAAGATCGAGCGCGAGCTGTTCCTCCAGTGCGTGCACCGCGCCGCGCTCGTCACGAGTGACAAGTCCAACTCGGTGAAGATCAAGTTGAGCAACAACCTGCTCGAGATCACCGCCGCCAGCCCCGACTTCGGCGAAGCGCACGAATCGCTCGCGGTCGACTACAGCGGCCCGGACATCCAAGTGGCGTTCAACCCCGGTTTCCTCATGGACCCGCTGCGCGCGCAGACCAAGGACCAGCTCAGCTTCGAGCTCAAGGACGAGGTCAGCCCCGGTGTGTTCAAGACCGACGGTTCGTTCCTTTGCGTGATCATGCCTGTGCGGCTCTGA
- a CDS encoding IS5 family transposase has product MEPKRRSYPSDVTDDEWEFCAPYLALMREDAPQREYPLRELFNAMRYVVRTGCQWRYLPHDFPPWSTVYQQARRWWNARCFETMAHDLRAIVRVLASREPSPSAAVFDSRTVSSTPESGARAGYDGYKRRKGSKIHIAVDTLGHLLALRVTPANEQDRAQVGELAKATQEATGESVRLAFVDQGYTGEAPAKAAEQNGMRLDVVKLSEIKRGFVLLPRRWVVERSFGWLSRFRRLARDYERLARSFEGSDRRMMYKTNA; this is encoded by the coding sequence ATGGAACCGAAGAGACGAAGCTATCCGAGCGACGTGACCGACGACGAGTGGGAGTTCTGTGCGCCCTATCTGGCGCTGATGCGCGAGGACGCACCGCAACGAGAGTACCCGCTGCGGGAGTTGTTCAACGCGATGCGATACGTGGTACGAACGGGGTGCCAATGGCGCTATTTGCCGCACGACTTTCCGCCTTGGTCGACGGTCTATCAGCAGGCCAGACGCTGGTGGAATGCTCGGTGCTTCGAGACGATGGCTCACGATCTGCGCGCGATCGTGCGCGTGCTCGCCAGTCGGGAACCGTCGCCTTCGGCGGCGGTGTTCGACAGCCGGACGGTATCTTCCACGCCCGAGAGCGGTGCCCGAGCCGGATACGACGGGTACAAGCGGCGCAAGGGCTCGAAGATCCACATCGCCGTCGACACTCTCGGACACCTGCTCGCTCTGCGCGTGACCCCGGCGAACGAACAGGATCGAGCACAGGTCGGCGAGCTCGCCAAAGCGACGCAAGAAGCCACTGGCGAGAGCGTGCGACTGGCCTTCGTCGACCAAGGCTACACCGGCGAAGCACCGGCCAAGGCCGCCGAGCAAAATGGAATGCGCCTCGATGTAGTGAAGCTCTCGGAGATCAAGCGCGGTTTCGTGCTTCTGCCTCGCCGATGGGTGGTCGAACGCTCTTTCGGTTGGCTCTCGCGCTTTCGACGACTCGCACGCGACTACGAGAGACTTGCTCGCTCCTTCGAGGGGTCTGACCGTCGCATGATGTACAAAACTAATGCATGA
- a CDS encoding DUF853 domain-containing protein: MSTPILVAKNESEIHLLPSMANRHGLIAGATGTGKTVTLQRLAEGFSRIGVPVFMADVKGDLAGISHPGGDHPKIVVRMAQLGLEPAWAGCPVAFWDVFGKSGHPLRTTVSEMGPLLLARLLELNETQEGVLNIVFRVADERGWLLLDLKDLRAMLQHCAEHAREYATQYGNVSAASVGAIQRALLTLENQGAAEFFGEPALDLDDLMQTVDGRGVVNLLSADRLLQAPRLYATSLLWLLAELFERLPEAGDLEKPKLVFFFDEAHLLFRDAPSAFVDKVEQVVRLIRSKGVGVYFVTQSPRDVPDRVLGQLGNRVQHAMRAFTPADQKIVRAAAETFRSNPALDTTAVLTELGIGEALVSCLDTNGQPGIVQRAFVVPPGSALGPITSEARIQIMATSLVAGVYEQEIDRESAYEKLAAIAAAKTAEVDAPKPRAEPMVLRVPATAPAPRRGTTRAPAPRETAVPRRPPGRPRDTLIETMAKSTVRTIGTTLGRQIVRGLLGSLFGGKGKR, from the coding sequence ATGAGCACCCCGATCCTGGTCGCGAAGAACGAGTCCGAGATTCACCTCCTGCCCTCCATGGCCAACCGCCACGGGCTGATCGCCGGCGCCACGGGCACGGGCAAGACCGTGACGTTGCAGCGCCTCGCCGAAGGGTTCAGCCGCATCGGCGTGCCCGTCTTCATGGCCGACGTGAAGGGCGATCTCGCCGGCATCTCCCACCCCGGCGGAGACCATCCGAAGATCGTGGTGCGCATGGCGCAGCTCGGCCTCGAGCCGGCATGGGCGGGTTGTCCGGTCGCCTTTTGGGATGTATTCGGAAAGTCGGGACACCCGCTGCGCACGACCGTCTCGGAGATGGGGCCGCTGCTCTTGGCGCGGTTGCTCGAACTCAACGAGACGCAGGAGGGCGTGTTGAACATCGTCTTCCGCGTCGCCGACGAGCGGGGCTGGCTCCTGCTCGATCTGAAGGATCTGCGCGCCATGTTGCAGCACTGCGCGGAGCACGCGCGCGAGTACGCCACGCAATACGGCAACGTCTCCGCCGCGAGCGTCGGTGCGATCCAACGTGCGTTGCTCACTCTGGAGAACCAAGGCGCGGCCGAGTTCTTCGGCGAGCCGGCGCTCGATCTCGACGACCTCATGCAGACCGTCGACGGCCGCGGCGTGGTCAACCTGCTCTCGGCCGACCGCCTCCTGCAGGCGCCACGGCTCTACGCGACCTCGCTGCTCTGGTTGTTGGCCGAACTTTTCGAACGCCTTCCCGAGGCGGGCGACCTGGAGAAGCCGAAGCTGGTGTTCTTCTTCGACGAGGCGCACCTGCTCTTTCGCGACGCGCCTTCGGCGTTCGTCGACAAGGTCGAGCAGGTGGTGCGCCTGATCCGCTCGAAGGGGGTCGGCGTCTACTTCGTCACGCAGAGCCCGCGCGACGTGCCGGACCGCGTGCTCGGACAACTGGGCAACCGCGTACAGCACGCGATGCGCGCCTTCACTCCCGCCGACCAGAAGATCGTGCGCGCGGCGGCCGAGACCTTCCGCTCCAACCCCGCGCTCGACACGACTGCGGTGTTGACGGAACTCGGCATCGGCGAGGCGCTCGTCTCGTGCCTCGACACGAACGGGCAGCCCGGGATCGTGCAGCGCGCGTTCGTCGTCCCGCCCGGCAGTGCGCTCGGTCCGATCACGTCGGAGGCGCGTATCCAGATCATGGCGACATCGCTCGTCGCCGGCGTCTACGAGCAGGAGATCGATCGCGAATCGGCCTACGAAAAGCTGGCCGCGATCGCGGCGGCGAAGACGGCCGAGGTGGACGCGCCCAAGCCTCGAGCCGAACCGATGGTGTTGCGTGTGCCTGCAACCGCGCCTGCGCCGAGGCGTGGAACCACGCGTGCGCCGGCCCCACGCGAAACCGCGGTACCACGCCGCCCCCCCGGCCGACCCCGCGACACGCTCATCGAGACCATGGCGAAGAGCACCGTCCGCACGATCGGCACGACGCTCGGCCGCCAGATCGTGCGCGGTCTCCTCGGCTCCCTCTTCGGCGGCAAGGGCAAGAGGTGA
- the ettA gene encoding energy-dependent translational throttle protein EttA: MAKPEASEKVIFSMIGVSKKIERKEILRDISLSFFYGAKIGVLGLNGAGKSSLLRILAGRDREIEGRVHVEPGYTVGMLDQEPHLAPGSTVEACVMEGVKSLTDLVAAYDATWDEIAATDDDAEKDRIMQRQGELQEKIDALDAWDVASKVEMAMDALRCPPPDTIVDRLSGGERRRVALARLLLQKPHILLLDEPTNHLDAESVQWLEQHLARYEGTVIAVTHDRYFLDNVAGWILELDRGHGIPWKGNYSGWLEQKQARLAVQQRTEDRRQKAMARELAWIRQSARARQAKSQARINAYEAMLRENVEEKEREFEIVIPPGPRLGSLVVEAKGLAKSYGDTLLFENVNFALPPGGIVGVIGPNGAGKTTLFRLMLGREQPDAGTLRIGDTVKFAHVDQSRDTLPDHLNIFEAISDGEETLRLGGREVSARSYCAQFGFTGADQNKKVGVLSGGERNRVHLARLLKQGANVVLLDEPTNDLDVNSIRALEEALETFAGCAVIVSHDRWFLDRTATHILAFEGDSEVYFYNGNYSAYIDDLHRRKGKDADQPHRIKYRKLTR; the protein is encoded by the coding sequence ATGGCCAAGCCCGAAGCATCCGAAAAGGTCATCTTCTCCATGATCGGCGTCTCGAAGAAGATCGAGCGCAAGGAGATCCTCCGCGACATCTCGCTCTCGTTCTTCTACGGCGCGAAGATCGGCGTGCTCGGCCTCAACGGCGCGGGCAAGTCGTCGCTCCTGCGTATCCTCGCCGGGCGCGACCGCGAGATCGAAGGCCGCGTGCACGTGGAGCCCGGTTACACCGTCGGCATGCTCGACCAAGAACCGCACCTCGCCCCCGGCAGCACGGTCGAGGCCTGTGTGATGGAAGGCGTCAAATCCCTCACCGACCTCGTCGCCGCCTACGATGCGACGTGGGACGAGATCGCCGCGACCGACGACGACGCGGAGAAGGACCGCATCATGCAGCGCCAGGGCGAACTGCAGGAGAAGATCGATGCGCTCGACGCGTGGGACGTCGCCTCGAAGGTCGAGATGGCGATGGACGCGTTGCGTTGTCCCCCGCCCGACACGATCGTCGACCGCCTCTCCGGCGGCGAACGCAGGCGCGTCGCACTCGCTCGCCTGCTCTTGCAGAAGCCGCACATCCTCCTGCTCGACGAGCCGACCAACCACCTCGACGCGGAGAGCGTGCAATGGCTCGAGCAGCACCTCGCGCGTTACGAGGGCACGGTCATCGCCGTCACCCACGACCGCTACTTCCTCGACAACGTCGCCGGCTGGATCCTCGAACTCGATCGCGGCCACGGCATCCCGTGGAAGGGAAACTACTCCGGTTGGCTCGAGCAGAAACAAGCGCGACTCGCCGTGCAGCAACGCACCGAAGACCGCCGCCAGAAGGCGATGGCTCGCGAACTCGCGTGGATCCGTCAGAGCGCGCGTGCCCGCCAGGCGAAGTCGCAGGCGCGCATCAACGCCTACGAGGCGATGCTGCGCGAAAACGTCGAAGAGAAGGAGCGCGAGTTCGAGATCGTGATCCCGCCGGGCCCTCGCCTCGGCTCGCTCGTGGTCGAGGCGAAGGGCCTCGCCAAGAGCTACGGCGACACGCTTCTCTTCGAGAACGTGAACTTCGCGCTACCCCCCGGCGGCATCGTCGGCGTGATCGGTCCGAACGGTGCCGGCAAGACCACCCTCTTTCGCCTCATGCTCGGACGCGAGCAACCCGACGCCGGCACTCTGCGTATCGGCGACACGGTGAAGTTCGCCCACGTCGACCAATCTCGCGACACACTCCCCGACCACCTGAACATTTTCGAAGCCATCAGCGACGGCGAAGAGACGCTTCGCCTCGGCGGTCGCGAAGTGAGCGCCCGCAGCTACTGCGCGCAGTTCGGCTTCACCGGCGCCGACCAGAACAAGAAGGTCGGCGTGCTCTCCGGCGGTGAACGCAACCGCGTGCACCTCGCCCGCCTGCTCAAGCAGGGCGCCAACGTCGTCCTGCTCGACGAACCGACCAACGACCTCGACGTGAACTCCATCCGCGCACTCGAGGAAGCGCTCGAGACCTTCGCCGGTTGTGCCGTGATCGTGTCGCACGATCGGTGGTTCCTCGATCGCACCGCCACGCACATCCTCGCCTTCGAGGGCGACAGCGAAGTGTACTTCTACAACGGAAACTACTCCGCCTACATCGACGATCTCCACCGCCGCAAAGGCAAGGACGCCGACCAACCCCACCGGATCAAGTACCGCAAGCTGACGCGCTGA
- a CDS encoding threonine ammonia-lyase, translated as MLSAPRFVMPVTLDDILAARTRIRSAIACTPCPESIPLSEICGARVFCKLDNLQRTGSFKERGARNALLLLDASQRRRGVIAASAGNHALGLAYHGSLLGVPVTVAMPRFAPLIKVATCRRLGAEVMLAGETFQEARACADRLAAERGLAYVHGYDDPAIIAGQGTIALELLEQVPDLEAVVCPIGGGGLIAGVAVALAALRPDVRIVGVEATATASFRAAMEAGRPTRIQCGPTLADGLAVSIVGDNAFALARDHVHRVVQVSEDALALAILRIVELEKLVVEGAAASPLAAFLADQVPELAGRKTVLLFCGGNIDPAVLSRVIEKGLVADGRLGRFSVVISDRPGGLAALARVIADAGASIKEVTHDRAFAGADVAAVRAVVTLETRDRAHLEETRTAIAGAGFPVTDAR; from the coding sequence ATGCTCTCCGCACCCCGCTTCGTCATGCCCGTCACGCTCGACGACATCCTCGCCGCCCGCACTCGCATCCGGTCCGCGATCGCGTGCACGCCGTGTCCAGAGTCGATCCCGCTCTCGGAGATCTGTGGAGCGCGTGTGTTCTGCAAGTTGGACAACCTGCAACGCACCGGGAGCTTCAAGGAACGCGGTGCGCGCAACGCCCTGCTGCTCCTCGACGCGTCGCAGCGCCGCCGCGGCGTGATCGCCGCCTCCGCCGGCAACCACGCGCTCGGGCTCGCCTACCACGGTTCGCTGCTCGGTGTCCCGGTGACGGTCGCGATGCCGCGCTTCGCGCCGTTGATCAAGGTCGCCACCTGCCGGCGGCTCGGCGCGGAGGTGATGCTCGCGGGCGAGACGTTTCAAGAGGCGCGGGCGTGTGCCGATCGCCTCGCGGCGGAACGAGGCCTCGCCTACGTCCACGGTTACGACGATCCGGCGATCATCGCGGGCCAAGGAACGATAGCGCTCGAACTGCTCGAACAAGTGCCGGACCTCGAAGCGGTCGTCTGCCCGATCGGCGGCGGCGGATTGATCGCGGGCGTCGCGGTGGCGCTCGCGGCGCTGCGACCGGACGTCCGCATCGTGGGCGTGGAGGCGACCGCCACCGCGAGTTTCCGCGCGGCGATGGAGGCCGGTCGACCCACGCGTATCCAGTGCGGCCCTACGCTCGCGGACGGGCTGGCCGTCTCGATCGTGGGCGACAACGCCTTCGCGCTCGCCCGCGACCACGTGCATCGGGTGGTGCAGGTGAGCGAAGATGCGCTCGCGCTGGCCATCCTCCGAATCGTGGAGTTGGAGAAACTCGTCGTCGAAGGCGCGGCGGCTTCCCCGCTCGCCGCCTTTCTCGCCGACCAAGTACCCGAACTCGCGGGTCGGAAGACCGTGTTGCTCTTCTGCGGCGGCAACATCGATCCCGCCGTGCTCAGCCGGGTGATCGAAAAGGGCCTCGTGGCCGACGGGCGCCTCGGTCGGTTTTCGGTCGTGATCAGCGACCGTCCGGGAGGACTGGCCGCGCTGGCGCGCGTGATCGCCGATGCTGGAGCGAGCATCAAGGAGGTGACGCACGATCGGGCGTTCGCGGGTGCGGACGTCGCCGCCGTGCGAGCCGTGGTCACACTGGAAACGCGCGACCGAGCCCACCTCGAGGAGACGCGGACAGCGATCGCCGGTGCGGGCTTTCCCGTGACCGACGCACGCTGA
- a CDS encoding IS30-like element ISBlo4 family transposase — MSILNVGPNETEATVGCSIAGSAPPEAPGGRQDLLGGPACLPVLASDSPSVHRRSVSKPHLTLEERIELEAALRAGDTQACIARRLERSAGTISREIALHGGRSAYRAAAAHQAAMARRGSARRGDCAIASHPPLREQVHARFHRGWSPEEIAGSLKADHPHDARMHTSHESIYRYVYIVARGELKRELVACLRRHHARRKPRRRGIAATQGQLKDMALIDQRPPEVESRLIAGHYEGDLILGAGNRSAVGVLVERTSRYTFLCHLPQKDATSVREAFTRKLRDIPAALRLSLTYDQGKEMAEHQTLAADLALKVFFCHAHSPWERATCESQNDRIRHYLPKGTDLSKVSYQQLSAYQEMLNERPRKILGWKSPAQCFHELIISTRPSN, encoded by the coding sequence ATGTCCATCCTGAACGTTGGTCCCAATGAAACAGAAGCTACAGTTGGTTGTAGCATCGCAGGCTCGGCTCCCCCCGAAGCACCGGGAGGCAGGCAGGACCTGCTCGGAGGTCCTGCCTGCCTCCCGGTGCTTGCCTCCGACTCGCCGAGTGTCCATCGCCGCTCGGTGTCGAAACCACATTTGACGTTGGAGGAACGCATCGAGTTGGAAGCCGCGCTGCGCGCAGGCGACACGCAGGCGTGCATTGCCAGGCGGCTGGAGCGTTCGGCCGGCACCATCAGCCGGGAGATCGCGCTGCACGGCGGGCGGTCGGCCTATCGGGCGGCCGCGGCGCATCAGGCCGCGATGGCGCGTCGCGGCAGCGCCCGCCGCGGAGATTGTGCGATCGCCTCGCACCCGCCGCTGCGCGAGCAGGTGCATGCGCGCTTTCACCGGGGCTGGTCGCCGGAGGAAATCGCCGGCAGTCTCAAAGCTGATCACCCGCACGACGCCCGCATGCACACCTCCCACGAGTCGATCTACCGTTACGTTTACATCGTCGCACGCGGCGAGTTGAAACGCGAGCTGGTCGCCTGCCTGCGCCGTCACCACGCCCGGCGCAAGCCTCGTCGTCGAGGCATCGCTGCCACCCAGGGCCAGCTCAAGGACATGGCGCTGATCGATCAGCGTCCGCCAGAGGTCGAGTCTCGCCTCATCGCAGGCCACTACGAGGGCGATCTGATTCTCGGAGCCGGCAATCGCAGTGCCGTCGGCGTGCTCGTCGAGCGCACCTCTCGCTACACCTTCCTGTGCCACTTGCCGCAAAAGGATGCCACGAGCGTGCGCGAAGCCTTCACCCGCAAGCTGCGCGACATCCCCGCCGCCCTGCGCCTCTCCCTCACCTACGACCAGGGCAAGGAGATGGCCGAGCACCAGACCCTCGCCGCAGACCTCGCTCTGAAGGTCTTCTTCTGCCACGCCCACAGCCCCTGGGAGCGCGCCACCTGCGAAAGCCAGAACGACCGCATCCGCCATTACCTGCCCAAGGGCACCGACCTCTCCAAGGTCTCCTACCAGCAGCTCAGCGCCTACCAGGAGATGCTCAATGAACGCCCCAGAAAGATCCTCGGCTGGAAGTCCCCAGCTCAATGCTTCCACGAGCTCATTATATCAACTCGACCTTCGAATTGA